The following coding sequences lie in one Phragmites australis chromosome 8, lpPhrAust1.1, whole genome shotgun sequence genomic window:
- the LOC133926028 gene encoding 21 kDa protein-like, with protein MPRPCAPRLLLAAVLLALAATAAASPANSAAAATDFIRKSCRATQYPSVCVQSLSSYGGSPPPRSPRELARAALAVSADRARAASAYVGRLSGARAGPVRDCLENMADSVGHLRDAAEEMGGSMGRAGSPGFKWHLSNVQTWCSAALTDENTCLDGLSRGVDPATRAAIRGKVVQVAQVTSNALALVNRVGPGY; from the coding sequence ATGCCTCGCCCCTGtgctcctcgcctcctcctcgccgccgtgctCCTGGCCCTCGCGGCCACTGCCGCCGCGTCGCCGGCGAAcagcgccgccgcggccaccgACTTCATCCGTAAGTCGTGCCGCGCGACGCAGTACCCGTCGGTGTGCGTGCAGAGCCTGTCCTCGTACGgcgggtcgccgccgccgcggagccCGCGGGAGCTGGCGCGCGCGGCGCTGGCCGTGAGCGCGGACCGCGCGCGCGCGGCGTCGGCGTACGTGGGGCGGCTGTCCGGCGCGCGCGCGGGCCCCGTGCGCGACTGCCTGGAGAACATGGCGGACAGCGTGGGCCACCTCCGCGACGCGGCGGAGGAGATGGGGGGCAGCATGGGCCGCGCGGGTTCGCCGGGGTTCAAGTGGCACCTGAGCAACGTGCAGACCTGGTGCAGCGCGGCGCTCACCGACGAGAACACCTGCCTCGACGGGCTCTCCCGCGGCGTCGACCCCGCCACGCGCGCCGCCATCCGCGGCAAGGTCGTCCAGGTCGCCCAGGTCACCAGCAACGCGCTCGCGCTCGTCAATCGGGTCGGGCCAGGGTACTAG
- the LOC133926029 gene encoding non-specific lipid transfer protein GPI-anchored 3-like isoform X1, with product MRSLLLQVAATALAVAVAVASVAAPSSAAQGTDGTAVPSCAAKLVPCGGYLNSTSTPPASCCGPLKEAAANETACMCAILDNKAALQAFGVAPEQGMRLAKRCGVTTDASACAKYAATGTGTGTGAAGAATAGSTAASSASTGSSASTVTKPTASEGGAAHRLSLTVASALVGFSFIWWTIMA from the exons ATGCGGAGCCTTCTGCTGCAGGTGGCCGCCACGGCGctggccgtcgccgtcgccgtcgcctccgtGGCCGCGCCTTCCTCCGCCGCTCAGGGGACCGACGGCACGGCGGTGCCGTCGTGTGCGGCGAAGCTGGTGCCGTGCGGGGGCTACCTCAACTCCACGTCCACTCCCCCGGCGTCCTGCTGCGGGCCGCTCAAAGAGGCGGCGGCCAACGAGACGGCGTGCATGTGCGCCATCCTCGACAACAAGGCCGCGCTGCAGGCGTTCGGCGTGGCGCCCGAGCAAGGGATGCGCCTCGCCAAGCGAtgcggcgtcaccaccgacgcgTCCGCCTGCGCTAAGTACGCCGccaccggcaccggcaccggcaccggTGCAG CAGGTGCAGCCACTGCCGGTAGTACTGCTGCATCTTCAGCTTCCACTGGCAGCTCTGCTTCTACAG tgacCAAACCAACAGCTAGCGAAGGAGGCGCGGCGCACCGCCTGAGCTTGACCGTGGCATCGGCCTTGGTAGGTTTCAGTTTCATCTGGTGGACGATCATGGCGTAG
- the LOC133926029 gene encoding non-specific lipid transfer protein GPI-anchored 9-like isoform X3, translated as MRSLLLQVAATALAVAVAVASVAAPSSAAQGTDGTAVPSCAAKLVPCGGYLNSTSTPPASCCGPLKEAAANETACMCAILDNKAALQAFGVAPEQGMRLAKRCGVTTDASACAKYAATGTGTGTGAAGAATAGSTAASSASTGSSASTASEGGAAHRLSLTVASALVGFSFIWWTIMA; from the exons ATGCGGAGCCTTCTGCTGCAGGTGGCCGCCACGGCGctggccgtcgccgtcgccgtcgcctccgtGGCCGCGCCTTCCTCCGCCGCTCAGGGGACCGACGGCACGGCGGTGCCGTCGTGTGCGGCGAAGCTGGTGCCGTGCGGGGGCTACCTCAACTCCACGTCCACTCCCCCGGCGTCCTGCTGCGGGCCGCTCAAAGAGGCGGCGGCCAACGAGACGGCGTGCATGTGCGCCATCCTCGACAACAAGGCCGCGCTGCAGGCGTTCGGCGTGGCGCCCGAGCAAGGGATGCGCCTCGCCAAGCGAtgcggcgtcaccaccgacgcgTCCGCCTGCGCTAAGTACGCCGccaccggcaccggcaccggcaccggTGCAG CAGGTGCAGCCACTGCCGGTAGTACTGCTGCATCTTCAGCTTCCACTGGCAGCTCTGCTTCTACAG CTAGCGAAGGAGGCGCGGCGCACCGCCTGAGCTTGACCGTGGCATCGGCCTTGGTAGGTTTCAGTTTCATCTGGTGGACGATCATGGCGTAG
- the LOC133926029 gene encoding non-specific lipid transfer protein GPI-anchored 9-like isoform X4, which yields MRSLLLQVAATALAVAVAVASVAAPSSAAQGTDGTAVPSCAAKLVPCGGYLNSTSTPPASCCGPLKEAAANETACMCAILDNKAALQAFGVAPEQGMRLAKRCGVTTDASACAKYAATGTGTGTGAGAATAGSTAASSASTGSSASTASEGGAAHRLSLTVASALVGFSFIWWTIMA from the exons ATGCGGAGCCTTCTGCTGCAGGTGGCCGCCACGGCGctggccgtcgccgtcgccgtcgcctccgtGGCCGCGCCTTCCTCCGCCGCTCAGGGGACCGACGGCACGGCGGTGCCGTCGTGTGCGGCGAAGCTGGTGCCGTGCGGGGGCTACCTCAACTCCACGTCCACTCCCCCGGCGTCCTGCTGCGGGCCGCTCAAAGAGGCGGCGGCCAACGAGACGGCGTGCATGTGCGCCATCCTCGACAACAAGGCCGCGCTGCAGGCGTTCGGCGTGGCGCCCGAGCAAGGGATGCGCCTCGCCAAGCGAtgcggcgtcaccaccgacgcgTCCGCCTGCGCTAAGTACGCCGccaccggcaccggcaccggcaccggTGCAG GTGCAGCCACTGCCGGTAGTACTGCTGCATCTTCAGCTTCCACTGGCAGCTCTGCTTCTACAG CTAGCGAAGGAGGCGCGGCGCACCGCCTGAGCTTGACCGTGGCATCGGCCTTGGTAGGTTTCAGTTTCATCTGGTGGACGATCATGGCGTAG
- the LOC133926029 gene encoding non-specific lipid transfer protein GPI-anchored 9-like isoform X2 codes for MRSLLLQVAATALAVAVAVASVAAPSSAAQGTDGTAVPSCAAKLVPCGGYLNSTSTPPASCCGPLKEAAANETACMCAILDNKAALQAFGVAPEQGMRLAKRCGVTTDASACAKYAATGTGTGTGAGAATAGSTAASSASTGSSASTVTKPTASEGGAAHRLSLTVASALVGFSFIWWTIMA; via the exons ATGCGGAGCCTTCTGCTGCAGGTGGCCGCCACGGCGctggccgtcgccgtcgccgtcgcctccgtGGCCGCGCCTTCCTCCGCCGCTCAGGGGACCGACGGCACGGCGGTGCCGTCGTGTGCGGCGAAGCTGGTGCCGTGCGGGGGCTACCTCAACTCCACGTCCACTCCCCCGGCGTCCTGCTGCGGGCCGCTCAAAGAGGCGGCGGCCAACGAGACGGCGTGCATGTGCGCCATCCTCGACAACAAGGCCGCGCTGCAGGCGTTCGGCGTGGCGCCCGAGCAAGGGATGCGCCTCGCCAAGCGAtgcggcgtcaccaccgacgcgTCCGCCTGCGCTAAGTACGCCGccaccggcaccggcaccggcaccggTGCAG GTGCAGCCACTGCCGGTAGTACTGCTGCATCTTCAGCTTCCACTGGCAGCTCTGCTTCTACAG tgacCAAACCAACAGCTAGCGAAGGAGGCGCGGCGCACCGCCTGAGCTTGACCGTGGCATCGGCCTTGGTAGGTTTCAGTTTCATCTGGTGGACGATCATGGCGTAG
- the LOC133927377 gene encoding uncharacterized protein LOC133927377 yields the protein MMEKESPPPAAAQATQPTDPLPHPGPAPMRPPSPPRPPLAFPTLDSLAAFLRPRLPPQALASWGAAPGTKTLLNLFLELSHGDCALHLPATPPPRVVRDVHVATVRIRNRCGARLVETRQLLSDGRIRSRGPRPLSEKMRPGESPEAAAARAVDEELGESARVRILGAAEARVEERESASYPGLPARYVLHAVDAEVVDGVPEDGEFETEETGEDEGCGGAITVKRHYWEWVKDDGDSEHKEVAAAAGAPAR from the coding sequence ATGATGGAGAAAGAATCCCCGCCACCAGCAGCAGCGCAGGCGACGCAACCCACCGATCCCCTCCCCCACCCAGGCCCCGCGCCGatgcggccgccgtcgccgccgcgtccgccgctCGCGTTCCCGACGCTGGACTCCCTCGCGGCGTTCCTCCGCCCGCGCCTGCCTCCCCAGGCGCTCGCCTCCTGGGGCGCCGCGCCGGGGACCAAGACCCTCCTCAACCTCTTCCTCGAGCTCTCCCACGGCGACTGCGCGCTCCACCTCCCCGCCACCCCGCCGCCGCGGGTCGTCCGCGACGTCCACGTCGCCACCGTCCGCATCCGCAACCGCTGCGGCGCGCGCCTCGTGGAGACCCGCCAACTCCTCTCCGACGGCAGGATCCGGTCCCGCGGCCCGCGGCCGCTCTCGGAGAAGATGCGGCCCGGCGAGTCCCCCGaggccgccgcggcgcgcgctgTGGATGAGGAGCTCGGCGAGAGTGCCCGCGTCCGGATCCTGGGGGCCGCGGAGGCGCGCGTGGAGGAGCGGGAGTCCGCGTCCTACCCGGGGCTCCCCGCCAGGTACGTGCTGCACGCGGTGGACGCCGAGGTGGTGGACGGCGTGCCCGAGGACGGGGAGTTCGAGACGGAAGAGACCGGCGAGGACGAGGGGTGCGGCGGGGCCATCACCGTGAAGCGGCACTACTGGGAATGGGTGAAGGACGACGGCGACAGTGAGCACAAGGAGGTCGCGGCCGCTGCCGGCGCTCCCGCGCGCTAG